The Chitinophagales bacterium genome window below encodes:
- a CDS encoding DUF45 domain-containing protein — protein MFRFKKKSTKQTYYFDWQQSKVKLHVYYENRKDSRVSITKTGVHIRLPILLPHFEKERLTQQFVEWAKKRLDEKPELFYTENKRYKNGEILNLYDKNLTLVIERNDEDKNHARIKNGAILISVSDELEDEIYYNVLSKLVYKVLANHYKNTLWLWLNKLNEQHQFGVLKNMSIKNNSSNWGSCSSKGKINISVRLLLAPKEVVEYVLIHELAHLKEQNHSSKFWKLVYDACPNYKQHEKWLKKHAKDCVI, from the coding sequence TTGTTTAGGTTCAAAAAGAAAAGTACAAAACAGACATATTATTTTGATTGGCAACAAAGCAAAGTAAAACTACACGTATATTACGAAAACAGGAAAGATAGCCGTGTGTCTATTACTAAAACGGGTGTTCATATTCGTTTGCCTATTTTATTGCCTCATTTTGAAAAAGAACGTTTAACGCAGCAGTTTGTTGAATGGGCTAAAAAAAGGCTGGATGAAAAACCCGAACTTTTTTATACCGAAAATAAAAGATATAAAAATGGCGAAATACTTAATTTGTACGATAAAAACCTCACTTTAGTTATAGAAAGAAATGATGAAGATAAAAATCATGCAAGAATTAAAAATGGAGCAATTTTAATAAGTGTAAGTGATGAATTAGAGGACGAAATTTATTACAATGTTTTAAGCAAGCTGGTATATAAAGTTTTGGCTAATCATTATAAAAACACACTTTGGCTTTGGCTTAATAAGCTAAATGAGCAGCACCAATTTGGAGTGCTTAAAAATATGAGCATAAAAAACAACAGCTCTAACTGGGGAAGCTGTAGCAGCAAAGGCAAAATTAATATTTCAGTAAGATTACTACTTGCACCAAAGGAAGTGGTAGAATATGTGTTAATACACGAATTGGCACATTTAAAAGAGCAAAACCACAGCAGTAAATTTTGGAAATTAGTTTATGATGCGTGCCCAAACTATAAGCAACACGAAAAATGGCTAAAAAAACACGCTAAAGATTGTGTGATTTAA
- the rsgA gene encoding ribosome small subunit-dependent GTPase A: MKKLQAKVVKSTGAWYDLISEDGMLLKARLKGNLRLEGLSSTNPVAVGDNVTLTLENGDWMIGEIADRENYIIRKSPSRKGQYHILAANIDQAFLLITISKPRTSTGFIDRFLVTAEAYQIPSILVFNKQDALTEKDKIVQDNLIETYTEIGYECLLVSSKTGEGIKEIIENMKGKTTLLAGHSGVGKSTFANAIDNNLDLRTAEVSKKYEKGRHTTTFAEMFPLKFGGNIIDIPGIKEFGLVDFEEEDISHFFPEMASLLPECKFNNCMHINEPDCAVLAALEEGKITEFRYQNYLNMVNDINEEKEY, translated from the coding sequence ATGAAAAAATTACAAGCTAAAGTAGTTAAATCAACAGGAGCGTGGTACGATTTAATATCGGAAGACGGCATGCTTTTAAAAGCCCGATTAAAAGGAAATTTGCGATTAGAAGGCTTATCAAGTACTAACCCCGTAGCAGTGGGCGATAATGTAACACTTACTTTAGAAAATGGCGATTGGATGATAGGCGAAATAGCCGATAGAGAGAACTACATTATTAGAAAATCGCCCAGCAGAAAAGGGCAATATCATATTTTAGCCGCCAATATTGACCAAGCTTTTTTATTAATAACCATTAGCAAACCCAGAACTTCTACCGGTTTTATTGATAGATTTTTAGTAACTGCCGAAGCTTACCAAATTCCCAGCATTTTGGTTTTTAACAAACAAGATGCACTAACAGAAAAAGATAAAATTGTTCAAGATAATTTAATAGAAACTTATACCGAAATAGGTTATGAGTGCCTTTTAGTTTCTTCTAAAACAGGAGAAGGTATTAAAGAAATTATTGAAAATATGAAAGGCAAAACAACATTGTTGGCTGGACATTCAGGCGTAGGAAAATCTACTTTTGCCAATGCTATTGACAATAATTTAGATTTGCGTACTGCCGAAGTATCTAAAAAGTATGAAAAAGGACGACACACCACTACTTTTGCCGAAATGTTTCCTTTAAAATTTGGCGGAAATATTATTGATATACCCGGTATTAAAGAATTTGGCTTAGTAGATTTTGAAGAAGAAGACATTAGTCATTTTTTCCCGGAAATGGCAAGTCTTTTACCGGAATGTAAATTTAACAACTGCATGCACATAAATGAACCCGACTGTGCAGTATTGGCAGCTTTAGAAGAAGGGAAAATAACAGAATTTAGGTATCAAAACTACCTAAATATGGTAAACGATATTAACGAAGAAAAAGAATATTAA
- a CDS encoding choice-of-anchor J domain-containing protein, with protein sequence MKKITLFMLALAGFTLNAQTFFFEDFSSGTVGQEPAGFTVLNEDTCNVNSPTIFTNESWIVSDAAGDAQGNHAAAQSWTVPSCQVDDWLITPAIDLSTANATTTLSWLGRSFEGPTFPENYEVLISTTGNNVSDFLVTLTTVNGELETWNPRSVNLAAFVGDTVYIAFRLTSADQSQLWLDDIKVAQPPQYDGEVVGTVTNAVSQQNPLLSVPYLVLDFADRTSFEASVEVKNTGLLPTDSLYLAYYLVDDVNSPSIGVAFGDTVYLSTPLAPGATYTHTFSAFGIDTLFPGMATDATIDFYVQLDSSSYNQEFTVDDASYEILFAPTLSYEATVGMPYSSSFEIADLGAQQFIFEHSNWGWKCLDNNDDGNSLAIGQAYSNLPAQDGDFQVYGSIVNGNQLSVGATNDFLQSPNITLQSGSSYSFSIWARTGFGATGAIDVKLTNSDGTYNNSLGTINLVAADSAFSKFTFSATISNTADDYLVNFEKTAQGFLIIDNFELALLEQPAANVSLLASSVDEPGVNYCDSTVTVSFSATGNPSSLTLNWGDGTVETVTGMSTASHQYGAFGTYDISLIAENIVGADTAHVSLDFTDLPVANITLNDPTTSGTTVTYNLGTDVTNNLQYTPACARVIINWGDGTIEEVTGQNTASHTYAGSNTYNINATVISGSSQAQDSTSVVISSINGVNLAGLEIFPNPANNNLTVNFELDNTQNIDITVYTVTGNKVATQNFNANSVNTSFNTSNFNEGVYILKIETEKGVKTQKFVVKH encoded by the coding sequence ATGAAAAAAATTACTTTATTTATGCTGGCATTAGCAGGATTTACTCTGAATGCCCAGACATTTTTCTTTGAAGATTTTAGTTCAGGTACAGTAGGACAAGAACCAGCAGGATTTACTGTTTTAAATGAAGATACTTGTAACGTTAATTCGCCTACTATTTTTACAAATGAGTCATGGATTGTTTCAGACGCGGCTGGAGACGCACAAGGCAATCATGCTGCTGCTCAATCTTGGACAGTTCCTTCATGCCAAGTTGATGATTGGTTAATTACTCCCGCAATTGATTTATCAACTGCAAATGCAACTACAACTTTATCTTGGTTAGGAAGATCTTTTGAAGGACCTACATTTCCAGAAAATTATGAAGTCCTTATATCAACCACTGGAAATAATGTTTCAGATTTTTTGGTTACACTAACAACCGTTAATGGAGAGTTAGAAACTTGGAATCCCCGTTCTGTTAATTTAGCCGCTTTTGTTGGGGATACAGTTTATATAGCTTTTAGATTAACTTCAGCAGATCAAAGTCAATTATGGTTAGATGACATTAAAGTAGCTCAACCACCGCAGTATGACGGAGAAGTAGTGGGAACTGTTACTAATGCAGTATCTCAACAAAATCCTTTATTAAGCGTTCCTTATTTAGTTTTAGATTTTGCAGATAGAACTAGTTTTGAAGCTTCTGTGGAAGTTAAAAATACAGGATTATTACCAACCGATTCTTTATATTTAGCTTATTACTTAGTTGATGATGTTAATTCTCCTTCTATTGGAGTTGCTTTTGGAGATACTGTTTATTTATCTACTCCTTTAGCACCAGGGGCTACTTATACTCATACTTTTAGTGCTTTCGGTATTGACACTTTATTTCCTGGAATGGCAACTGATGCTACAATAGATTTTTATGTACAACTAGATTCATCTTCATATAATCAAGAATTTACTGTTGATGATGCAAGTTATGAAATACTGTTTGCTCCAACATTGTCTTATGAAGCTACTGTTGGAATGCCTTACTCTTCTTCTTTTGAAATTGCTGATTTAGGAGCACAACAATTTATTTTTGAGCATAGCAATTGGGGCTGGAAATGCTTAGACAATAATGATGACGGCAATTCATTAGCTATAGGACAAGCATATAGCAATTTGCCTGCTCAAGACGGTGATTTCCAAGTTTATGGTTCTATAGTTAATGGAAACCAGTTAAGCGTTGGTGCCACAAATGATTTCTTACAATCTCCAAACATTACTCTACAAAGTGGTAGTTCATATTCTTTCAGTATTTGGGCAAGAACTGGATTTGGTGCAACAGGGGCAATAGATGTTAAATTAACTAATTCAGATGGTACTTATAATAATAGTTTAGGTACTATTAATTTAGTTGCTGCCGATTCAGCTTTTTCTAAATTTACTTTTTCAGCTACTATAAGTAATACTGCTGATGATTATTTAGTAAATTTTGAAAAAACTGCTCAAGGATTTTTAATTATAGATAACTTTGAATTAGCATTATTAGAACAACCTGCTGCTAATGTTTCTTTATTAGCAAGTAGTGTAGATGAGCCGGGTGTTAATTACTGTGATAGCACAGTTACTGTTTCTTTTAGTGCTACAGGTAATCCTTCTAGCTTAACGTTAAATTGGGGTGACGGAACTGTTGAAACGGTAACAGGTATGTCAACAGCTTCTCATCAATATGGAGCTTTTGGAACTTATGATATCTCTTTAATTGCTGAAAATATTGTAGGTGCAGATACTGCACATGTTTCTTTAGATTTTACAGACTTACCAGTTGCAAATATTACCTTAAACGATCCAACAACAAGTGGAACTACAGTAACTTATAATTTAGGAACGGATGTTACTAACAACCTTCAATACACTCCTGCATGTGCTAGAGTTATTATCAACTGGGGCGATGGAACAATAGAAGAAGTAACAGGTCAAAATACTGCATCTCATACTTATGCTGGTTCAAACACTTACAATATTAACGCAACTGTAATTTCAGGTTCTAGCCAAGCTCAAGATTCTACAAGCGTAGTTATTTCTTCAATAAATGGAGTAAACTTAGCTGGTTTAGAAATTTTCCCTAATCCGGCAAATAACAACTTAACTGTTAATTTTGAATTAGATAATACTCAAAATATTGATATTACAGTTTACACGGTTACAGGAAATAAAGTTGCTACTCAAAACTTTAATGCAAATAGTGTAAATACAAGTTTCAATACTTCTAATTTCAATGAAGGTGTTTACATCTTAAAAATTGAAACAGAAAAAGGTGTTAAAACGCAAAAATTTGTAGTTAAACACTAA
- a CDS encoding M3 family oligoendopeptidase: protein MERFENIPYTRPNIQHIKEEFLGYVNQIKEAKNYGEQQNAIKEINKINAHVDTAMNIAYVRNSINTEDAFYDAEKSYFDENMPVISDLNFEYYKALNASKYRKNLEEEFGKQLFTIAEFSVKSFDKSIMDDLVEENKLSSEYSKLVASAQIEFDGKVLNLSQLTPYTQSADRAIRKKATEAKYDFVEKNSQQFDEIYDKLVKLRDKMAKKMGFKNYVELGYLKMQRSDYNPEMVSDYRKQILEYVVPLVTKIRKKQAKRLNIEKLKFYDNSYFYPSGNPKPKGDAQWIINNGKKMYKELSKETDEFFTFMTDKNLMDLETKKGKDIGGYCTFLADYGAPFIFSNFNGTSGDIDVLTHEAGHAFQVYNSRHFSISEYFWPTHESAEIHSMSMEFFTWPWMGLFFKEDTEKYKYLHLAGGLLFLPYGVAVDEFQHVVYENPQMTPAERKAAWRKIEQKYMPDLDFDGHSYLESGGRWQLQSHIYQVPFYYIDYTLAQVCAYQFWARMQEEFDAAWKDYLSLCKAGGSKSFLGLVELAGLQSPFKEGTLKSVAEKIDGWLDNIDDSAF from the coding sequence ATGGAAAGATTTGAAAACATACCTTATACCCGACCTAATATTCAACACATAAAAGAAGAATTTTTAGGCTATGTAAACCAAATAAAAGAAGCAAAAAACTATGGTGAGCAACAAAATGCCATAAAAGAAATAAACAAAATAAATGCTCATGTAGATACGGCAATGAATATAGCTTATGTGCGAAATTCTATTAACACAGAAGATGCTTTTTACGATGCTGAAAAAAGCTATTTTGATGAAAATATGCCCGTAATAAGCGATTTGAATTTTGAATATTACAAAGCTTTAAATGCTTCAAAATATAGAAAAAACTTAGAAGAAGAATTTGGAAAGCAATTGTTTACCATAGCCGAGTTTTCTGTAAAATCTTTTGATAAAAGCATAATGGATGATTTGGTAGAAGAAAACAAATTGTCAAGTGAGTATTCTAAATTAGTGGCAAGTGCCCAAATAGAATTTGACGGCAAAGTGTTAAACCTAAGTCAGCTTACACCTTATACCCAGTCTGCTGATAGAGCCATAAGAAAAAAAGCTACAGAGGCTAAATATGATTTTGTAGAAAAAAACAGCCAGCAGTTTGACGAAATATACGATAAACTGGTAAAACTTAGAGATAAAATGGCTAAAAAAATGGGCTTTAAAAACTATGTAGAGCTTGGGTATTTAAAAATGCAAAGGTCAGATTATAACCCGGAAATGGTTAGTGATTACAGAAAGCAAATATTAGAATATGTAGTGCCTTTAGTTACAAAAATTAGAAAAAAACAAGCTAAGCGTTTAAACATAGAAAAGTTAAAGTTTTACGACAATTCATATTTTTATCCTTCGGGAAATCCAAAACCTAAAGGAGATGCCCAGTGGATAATAAACAACGGAAAGAAAATGTATAAAGAACTTTCTAAAGAAACTGATGAGTTTTTTACATTTATGACCGATAAAAACTTAATGGATTTAGAAACCAAAAAAGGGAAAGATATAGGTGGATATTGCACTTTCTTGGCAGATTATGGAGCTCCGTTTATTTTTTCAAACTTTAATGGCACCAGTGGCGATATAGATGTATTAACTCATGAAGCAGGGCACGCTTTTCAAGTGTATAACAGCCGACATTTTAGTATAAGTGAATACTTTTGGCCTACACACGAATCGGCAGAAATACACAGTATGAGTATGGAATTTTTTACATGGCCGTGGATGGGTTTATTTTTTAAAGAAGATACTGAAAAATATAAATATCTGCATTTAGCCGGTGGTTTGTTGTTTTTGCCTTATGGTGTAGCGGTAGATGAATTTCAGCACGTGGTGTATGAAAACCCACAAATGACGCCAGCAGAAAGAAAGGCTGCATGGCGAAAAATAGAGCAAAAATATATGCCCGATTTAGATTTTGACGGACATTCTTATTTAGAAAGCGGAGGAAGGTGGCAATTACAATCTCACATTTACCAAGTACCGTTTTATTATATAGACTATACCTTGGCTCAAGTGTGTGCGTACCAATTTTGGGCAAGAATGCAAGAAGAATTTGATGCAGCATGGAAAGATTATTTGTCTTTGTGCAAAGCAGGAGGAAGTAAATCATTTTTAGGCTTAGTGGAGTTAGCCGGGCTACAATCTCCATTTAAAGAAGGAACTTTAAAAAGCGTGGCTGAAAAAATAGACGGCTGGTTGGACAATATAGACGATTCAGCCTTCTAA
- the radA gene encoding DNA repair protein RadA gives MAKLKTTFACQSCGTTYAKWQGKCNACGEWNTIVEEVLEKPNKNEIANWRETDKQIAIKPKKLKDVEITETYKIDTGDSELNRVLGNGITPGSIVLMGGEPGIGKSTLLLQMALKLRNWMILYISGEESEKQIQQRALRIGNQNEDLYILTETNTHKIFHYIKELKPDIVIVDSIQTVHSKSIESPPGSVSQIRECASEFQRFAKESSTPVFLVGHITKDGNIAGPKILEHIVDTVLQFEGDRNHVYRILRTIKNRFGSTAELGLYEMQGSGLRIVDNPSEILITQKDDNLGGVAIAATMEGLRPMLIEVQALVSTAFYGTPQRSTTGFDIRRLNMLLAVLEKRLGMNIGSKDVFLNLAGGIRVDDPAIDLAIVAALMSSYNDVAIPMKTAFAGEVGLSGEVRAVNRVEQRISEAEKLGFDTIYVSKYNFGKGKAMPTFKKIQVKPIAKVYELVKGLDL, from the coding sequence ATGGCTAAATTAAAAACAACCTTTGCGTGCCAAAGTTGCGGTACTACTTATGCCAAATGGCAAGGAAAATGCAATGCTTGTGGCGAGTGGAACACCATAGTAGAAGAGGTATTGGAAAAACCCAATAAAAATGAAATAGCCAACTGGCGAGAAACCGACAAACAAATTGCCATAAAACCCAAGAAACTTAAAGATGTAGAAATAACAGAAACCTACAAAATAGATACGGGCGATAGTGAATTGAACAGAGTATTGGGCAATGGCATAACACCGGGTAGTATAGTGCTTATGGGTGGCGAGCCGGGCATAGGTAAATCTACTTTGCTTTTGCAAATGGCACTAAAACTACGCAACTGGATGATTTTATACATAAGTGGCGAAGAAAGCGAAAAACAAATACAGCAGCGTGCTCTGCGTATAGGCAATCAAAATGAAGATTTATACATTCTTACAGAAACCAATACACACAAAATTTTCCATTATATAAAAGAGCTAAAACCCGATATTGTTATTGTAGATTCTATACAAACAGTGCATTCTAAAAGTATAGAATCGCCACCGGGTAGTGTTTCTCAAATACGGGAATGTGCCAGTGAATTTCAACGTTTTGCGAAAGAAAGTAGCACGCCTGTTTTTTTGGTAGGTCATATCACTAAAGACGGCAACATTGCAGGTCCTAAAATATTGGAACACATAGTAGATACTGTTTTGCAGTTTGAAGGCGATAGAAATCATGTTTACCGCATATTGCGAACCATAAAAAACCGTTTTGGCTCTACGGCAGAGCTTGGCTTGTACGAAATGCAAGGCTCGGGATTGCGTATAGTAGATAATCCTTCGGAAATACTAATAACCCAAAAAGACGATAATTTGGGAGGCGTAGCCATAGCCGCCACTATGGAGGGCTTGCGACCTATGCTTATAGAAGTACAAGCATTAGTAAGCACCGCTTTTTATGGTACGCCACAGCGTAGCACTACGGGTTTTGATATTAGGCGGTTAAACATGCTGCTTGCTGTACTTGAAAAACGTTTGGGCATGAATATAGGCTCAAAAGATGTGTTTTTAAACTTAGCAGGAGGCATAAGAGTAGATGACCCGGCAATAGATTTAGCTATAGTGGCTGCACTTATGAGTTCTTATAACGATGTGGCTATACCTATGAAAACAGCCTTTGCGGGCGAAGTAGGTTTGAGTGGAGAAGTGCGAGCCGTAAATAGAGTAGAACAGCGTATTAGCGAAGCCGAAAAACTGGGTTTTGATACTATTTATGTTTCTAAATACAATTTTGGCAAAGGAAAAGCCATGCCTACATTTAAAAAGATACAAGTAAAACCCATAGCTAAAGTTTATGAGCTGGTAAAAGGGTTAGATTTGTAA
- a CDS encoding CBS domain-containing protein → MNRNTPISYVMTKNIVVADLHTKFDNILTLFLDYGIYHLPVTYDDKLIGILSMTDALKFYRSGASADDFNIEEIMTRNPKSLNPDDTLGDAVDILSEAKFRSLPVVDDEGKIVGIVSNKDMVRILDKVLED, encoded by the coding sequence ATGAACAGAAACACGCCTATTTCGTACGTAATGACAAAAAACATAGTTGTTGCAGATTTGCATACAAAGTTTGATAATATACTTACTTTGTTTTTAGATTATGGCATTTATCATTTGCCTGTTACTTATGATGATAAGTTAATAGGAATATTAAGTATGACAGATGCTTTAAAATTTTATAGAAGTGGGGCATCGGCAGATGATTTTAATATTGAAGAAATAATGACCCGAAATCCAAAATCTTTAAACCCTGATGATACTTTAGGAGATGCCGTAGATATTCTTTCTGAAGCTAAATTTAGAAGTTTGCCGGTAGTAGATGATGAGGGCAAAATAGTAGGTATTGTATCTAATAAAGATATGGTGCGTATTTTAGATAAAGTATTGGAAGATTAA
- a CDS encoding TonB family protein: MNTYQNQSSYLANSSKKNFKLGLLLAIAFCIVAFKLPFKSAVVPIVIPPLKIEETGFIITQATPPKPKLPIIEHKIPPPIVAPPNIITTAEETATDNMEDLFKEAEEIKLPPETKVVESTPVIKNDKPLIVADEMPHFNGGIKAQQEYFANIYSLPSYLMEEEGGLVYVRFTVTKDGSIKDAEIAGSKNPALNKYALNMVKNMPKWIPGKQNGIIVDVSLVLPINFVFR, from the coding sequence ATGAATACTTATCAAAATCAATCGTCTTATTTAGCTAATAGCTCTAAGAAAAATTTTAAGTTGGGTCTTTTATTAGCTATAGCCTTTTGTATTGTGGCTTTTAAATTGCCGTTTAAATCTGCCGTTGTACCTATTGTTATTCCGCCTTTAAAAATTGAAGAAACCGGTTTTATTATAACTCAAGCTACTCCACCTAAGCCCAAACTACCTATAATAGAGCACAAAATTCCTCCGCCAATAGTTGCTCCACCCAATATTATTACTACTGCTGAAGAAACTGCAACCGATAATATGGAAGATTTATTTAAAGAAGCCGAAGAAATAAAATTGCCTCCCGAAACTAAAGTAGTTGAATCTACTCCTGTTATCAAAAATGATAAACCTCTTATTGTTGCCGATGAAATGCCTCATTTTAATGGTGGAATAAAAGCTCAGCAAGAATATTTTGCCAACATTTATTCTTTACCCAGCTATTTAATGGAAGAAGAAGGCGGATTAGTATATGTAAGATTTACGGTAACTAAAGACGGAAGTATAAAAGATGCAGAAATAGCAGGAAGTAAAAACCCTGCTTTAAACAAATATGCTCTTAATATGGTAAAAAATATGCCTAAATGGATTCCAGGTAAACAAAATGGCATAATTGTTGATGTATCTTTAGTATTACCTATTAACTTTGTTTTTAGGTAA
- a CDS encoding DUF1801 domain-containing protein encodes MAELKTKQTDASVEAFLNKVESEQKKADAFFLLDLFTEITKEEPKMWGGSIIGFGTMPLKYASGREIDWPIIAFSPRKQNFSIYLTCDISQYQKTLSKLGKYKTGKGCLYINKLSDIDMSVFENLIKESIKNETKH; translated from the coding sequence ATGGCAGAACTAAAAACAAAACAAACTGATGCTTCGGTAGAAGCGTTTTTAAACAAAGTAGAAAGCGAGCAAAAAAAAGCAGATGCGTTTTTTCTATTAGATTTGTTTACGGAAATCACTAAAGAAGAACCTAAAATGTGGGGCGGTAGCATTATTGGTTTTGGCACTATGCCTTTAAAATATGCTTCGGGAAGAGAAATTGACTGGCCTATTATTGCTTTTTCGCCCCGAAAACAAAATTTCTCTATTTATTTAACCTGCGATATAAGCCAATACCAAAAAACACTTTCTAAACTGGGCAAATACAAAACGGGAAAAGGCTGTTTGTATATAAATAAACTTAGCGATATTGATATGTCTGTTTTTGAAAATTTAATTAAAGAATCTATAAAAAACGAAACCAAACACTAA
- a CDS encoding ATP-dependent Clp protease proteolytic subunit: MENNFDFESLIEQFANKFDKKFLDERKVFLWGAVHDESAKNVVNRLLYLEAQDPGKEITFYINSPGGVVTSGLVMIDAMHMISSPVKTVCMGMCASMGAMLLSQGEKGKREIWNNGRVMIHQPSIGGAYGQASDLEITAEQMQKTKMILAEMLAESCKKSVEQIMEDFDRDYWMDADEALKYGIVDEISKKI; this comes from the coding sequence ATGGAAAATAACTTTGATTTTGAAAGTTTAATTGAACAGTTTGCTAATAAATTTGACAAGAAATTTTTAGACGAACGAAAAGTATTTTTGTGGGGAGCAGTACATGATGAGTCTGCTAAAAACGTAGTAAACAGACTATTATACTTAGAAGCTCAAGACCCGGGAAAAGAAATTACCTTTTATATAAACAGCCCGGGAGGAGTGGTAACTTCAGGCTTGGTAATGATAGACGCTATGCACATGATTAGCTCGCCAGTAAAAACGGTTTGCATGGGCATGTGTGCTTCTATGGGAGCCATGTTGCTTTCGCAAGGCGAAAAAGGAAAGCGAGAAATATGGAACAACGGTAGAGTAATGATACACCAACCCAGCATAGGTGGAGCTTATGGGCAAGCCAGCGATTTAGAAATAACAGCAGAGCAAATGCAAAAAACTAAAATGATATTGGCTGAAATGCTGGCAGAATCTTGCAAAAAAAGCGTTGAGCAAATTATGGAAGATTTTGACAGAGACTATTGGATGGATGCTGACGAAGCATTGAAATACGGAATAGTGGATGAGATTTCTAAAAAAATATAG
- a CDS encoding geranylgeranylglyceryl/heptaprenylglyceryl phosphate synthase, giving the protein MSFYQNWLKKKKQNTKSLAVLVDPDKVTTPYFNKIIDAANSGFIDYFFVGGSLITTNNLDKTIKKLKNETRVPVILFPGSTLQVNTNADAILLLSLVSGRNPELLIGKHVEAAPILAQSNLEIISTAYMLIDSGKSTSALYMSGTTPIPYDKPEIAQCTAMAAEMLGLKCTYLEAGSGAINSVSTEMIKKVADSTKTPLIVGGGIRDIETAKVICNAGADIIVVGTSIENNPNLVFDVFNAIQTVVNEKITS; this is encoded by the coding sequence ATGAGTTTTTATCAAAATTGGCTTAAAAAGAAAAAACAAAACACAAAATCGCTGGCTGTATTGGTTGACCCCGATAAAGTTACCACTCCATATTTTAATAAAATAATTGATGCTGCAAATAGTGGTTTTATAGATTATTTTTTTGTAGGAGGTAGTTTAATAACCACCAATAATTTAGATAAAACCATTAAAAAACTTAAAAACGAAACCCGTGTTCCCGTTATTCTTTTTCCGGGTAGCACACTACAAGTAAATACAAATGCCGATGCCATTTTATTGCTTTCATTGGTTTCTGGGCGAAATCCTGAACTTTTAATAGGCAAGCATGTAGAGGCTGCTCCTATTTTGGCTCAGTCTAATTTAGAAATTATTTCTACAGCATATATGCTTATAGATAGTGGCAAGTCAACTTCGGCTTTATATATGAGTGGCACTACTCCTATCCCCTACGATAAGCCGGAAATAGCCCAATGTACTGCTATGGCAGCAGAAATGTTGGGACTAAAATGTACCTACTTAGAGGCAGGAAGTGGGGCAATAAATTCCGTTTCTACAGAAATGATAAAAAAAGTGGCTGACTCTACCAAAACGCCACTAATAGTAGGTGGCGGTATAAGAGATATAGAAACCGCCAAAGTAATATGCAATGCCGGAGCAGACATTATAGTAGTAGGAACCAGCATAGAAAACAATCCCAATTTGGTTTTTGATGTATTTAATGCTATACAAACCGTTGTAAATGAAAAAATTACAAGCTAA